One Nonomuraea angiospora DNA segment encodes these proteins:
- a CDS encoding isochorismatase family protein, translating to MPAIQALGEGYDVFVVTDACGGVSAEAHDMAVRRMEQAGVVPITWMAVSGEWQRDWARESTTNALGPVLQAASWWCAERCDLDHVLFDPRR from the coding sequence ATGCCCGCCATCCAGGCGCTGGGTGAGGGTTACGACGTCTTCGTCGTCACCGACGCCTGCGGCGGGGTCAGTGCCGAGGCGCACGACATGGCGGTGCGCCGCATGGAGCAGGCCGGCGTGGTGCCCATCACCTGGATGGCGGTGTCCGGCGAGTGGCAGCGCGACTGGGCCCGTGAGTCGACGACCAACGCGCTCGGGCCGGTGCTCCAGGCCGCCTCCTGGTGGTGCGCCGAGCGGTGCGACCTTGACCACGTTCTGTTCGATCCCAGAAGGTGA
- a CDS encoding SDR family NAD(P)-dependent oxidoreductase produces the protein MGQLEGKTSVVTGGSTGIGLATAVRLADEGAYVFVTGRREAELEAAVKTIGADRATAVVGDISKPEDLDRLYEAVRARGKGLDVLVANAAVGAFVTLEQTTEEHFDQTFAVNVRGTLFTVKKALPLLNDGASIVLIGSTAGDRGVEAFGAYAASKAAVRSFARTWSNELKDRGIRVNVVSPAWIETPGGTAAFGDEETARAVKENVAATVAKGRMGQPEEAAAVVAFLASEQSSYVVGANIYVDGGTNQI, from the coding sequence ATGGGACAGCTGGAAGGCAAGACGTCGGTAGTCACCGGGGGCAGCACCGGTATCGGTCTGGCCACCGCCGTACGGCTGGCGGACGAGGGCGCGTACGTGTTCGTCACCGGCCGGCGCGAGGCCGAACTGGAGGCAGCCGTCAAGACCATCGGAGCAGACCGGGCCACCGCGGTCGTCGGCGACATCTCGAAGCCGGAGGACCTGGACCGGCTCTATGAGGCGGTCCGGGCGCGAGGCAAGGGTTTGGACGTGCTCGTGGCGAACGCGGCGGTCGGTGCGTTCGTGACGCTGGAACAGACCACCGAGGAGCACTTCGACCAGACCTTCGCGGTCAACGTCCGAGGCACCCTGTTCACCGTGAAGAAGGCGTTGCCGCTGCTCAACGACGGAGCCTCGATCGTCCTGATCGGTTCGACGGCCGGCGACCGTGGAGTAGAGGCTTTCGGCGCGTACGCGGCGTCGAAGGCGGCCGTCCGGTCCTTCGCGCGGACGTGGTCCAACGAGCTCAAGGACCGCGGCATCCGGGTCAACGTGGTCTCGCCGGCATGGATCGAGACTCCCGGGGGCACCGCCGCTTTCGGCGACGAGGAGACCGCCCGGGCCGTCAAGGAGAATGTCGCCGCGACCGTGGCCAAGGGCCGCATGGGTCAGCCTGAGGAGGCCGCCGCAGTCGTGGCCTTCCTGGCCTCGGAACAGAGCAGCTACGTCGTCGGCGCGAACATCTACGTTGACGGAGGCACGAACCAGATCTGA
- a CDS encoding LysR family transcriptional regulator → MVRLRARRAGRSLSRGVTRRYGGRPAGVQDLSRGLAIESVYRYQPTHPALLPGRGRRAPFGRAAMRLYISQPSLSPQIRKLEETLETPLFVRSSRRVQLTAAGRTLLEETPKAPAALEQAVQLNRVDEARDTSCCRPHSRRSTRSGHY, encoded by the coding sequence ATGGTGAGGCTCAGAGCTCGACGGGCGGGCCGGAGCCTCTCCCGTGGCGTCACACGACGCTATGGCGGCCGCCCGGCGGGCGTCCAAGACTTGTCTCGAGGCCTGGCGATAGAATCTGTCTATCGATATCAGCCCACGCATCCTGCGCTACTTCCTGGCCGTGGCCGAAGAGCTCCCTTCGGCCGTGCAGCCATGCGCCTCTACATTTCCCAGCCGTCCCTGAGTCCTCAGATCCGCAAGCTCGAGGAGACCCTCGAAACCCCGCTCTTCGTGCGTTCGAGCCGCCGGGTGCAGCTCACCGCCGCAGGCCGGACGCTCCTTGAGGAGACGCCGAAAGCGCCGGCCGCGCTGGAGCAAGCCGTGCAGCTCAATAGGGTGGACGAGGCACGGGACACTAGCTGCTGCCGGCCGCATTCGCGGCGGTCGACGCGCTCAGGGCATTACTGA
- a CDS encoding recombinase family protein: protein MIPFAFWGRVSTEDNQDPTSSRNWQLSRSRALIEPHGGVIVAEFFDIDKSRSIPPQRRPRAGVLLDELSNPARGFDAVVVGEPQRAFYGNQFGLTFPLFEHFDVPLWVPEVGGPVDPVNEAHELIMSMFGGISKGERNRIKLRVRTSMAALAQVEGRYLGGRPPYGYRLVDAGPHPNPAKAADGKRLRRLEPDPLTGPVVQRIFAEFLGGRGLLAIAEGLTRDGILCPSAYDRARNRHRSGIAWSKAAVRAILLNPRYTGRQVWNRQRKDEVLIDVNDVALGHMTKLRWNDSDNWIWSQQAAHEALVEDETFAQVQALLAVPGRAQEGRKPRRTSRPYVFRGLLFCGICERRMQGSWNNCKPHYRCVFPREYAQTNQIDHPRSVYVREELIVQPLDEWLATIFDPAHLPGHDPRDVRCSARRRPPPGRT from the coding sequence ATGATCCCGTTCGCCTTCTGGGGACGGGTGTCCACAGAGGACAACCAGGACCCCACCTCATCGAGGAACTGGCAACTATCCAGGTCACGAGCGTTGATCGAGCCCCATGGCGGTGTGATCGTCGCGGAGTTCTTCGACATCGACAAGTCACGATCGATCCCGCCGCAACGCAGGCCACGGGCCGGGGTCCTGCTGGACGAGCTGAGCAACCCCGCAAGAGGGTTCGACGCCGTCGTGGTCGGTGAACCGCAGCGGGCCTTCTACGGCAACCAGTTCGGACTGACCTTCCCGCTGTTCGAGCACTTCGACGTCCCGCTCTGGGTACCCGAGGTCGGGGGACCTGTCGATCCTGTCAACGAGGCCCACGAGCTGATCATGTCGATGTTCGGCGGGATCAGTAAGGGGGAGCGGAATCGCATCAAGCTGCGGGTTCGCACCTCTATGGCCGCGCTCGCCCAGGTAGAGGGCCGCTATCTCGGAGGGCGTCCACCGTACGGCTATCGCCTGGTCGATGCCGGTCCACACCCCAACCCGGCCAAGGCCGCCGACGGCAAGCGCCTGCGTCGCCTTGAACCGGATCCGCTCACCGGCCCTGTGGTTCAGCGCATCTTCGCCGAGTTTCTTGGGGGCAGGGGACTACTCGCCATCGCAGAAGGGCTCACCCGCGACGGCATCCTGTGCCCCTCGGCCTACGACCGGGCCAGAAACCGCCATCGCAGCGGGATCGCCTGGTCGAAAGCGGCGGTCCGGGCGATCCTGCTCAATCCTCGCTACACCGGTCGGCAGGTCTGGAACCGGCAGCGCAAGGATGAGGTGCTCATCGACGTCAACGACGTCGCCCTCGGCCACATGACCAAGCTTCGCTGGAACGACTCTGACAACTGGATCTGGTCCCAGCAGGCGGCTCATGAGGCGCTGGTGGAGGACGAGACCTTCGCTCAGGTTCAGGCGCTGCTGGCGGTTCCTGGACGCGCCCAGGAGGGGCGTAAGCCTCGCCGGACTTCCCGCCCGTACGTCTTCCGGGGGCTGCTGTTCTGCGGTATCTGTGAGCGGCGTATGCAGGGCAGCTGGAACAACTGCAAGCCGCACTACCGCTGCGTCTTCCCACGCGAGTACGCGCAGACCAACCAGATAGACCACCCGCGCTCCGTCTATGTGAGAGAGGAGCTGATAGTCCAGCCACTGGATGAGTGGTTGGCCACGATCTTCGATCCCGCACACCTGCCCGGGCACGATCCGCGCGATGTCCGGTGCTCAGCTCGCCGACGACCACCGCCTGGCAGAACTTGA
- a CDS encoding site-specific DNA-methyltransferase, translating to MCPTGRRHAAAHPDGKNPGDVWSIPTRPLRAAHFAAFPIDIPLRAIAAGCRLGGKVLDPFMESGTTGLAARQLGRTFAGIELNAAYCDLARTRLTDSGGQGV from the coding sequence ATGTGCCCCACGGGCAGGCGGCATGCCGCCGCCCATCCGGACGGCAAGAACCCCGGAGACGTCTGGTCGATCCCCACTCGCCCGCTACGGGCGGCCCACTTCGCGGCGTTCCCGATTGACATCCCGCTCAGGGCAATTGCCGCCGGCTGCCGCTTGGGCGGCAAGGTCCTGGACCCGTTCATGGAGAGCGGCACGACCGGCCTTGCCGCCCGGCAACTCGGCCGCACCTTCGCCGGCATCGAACTCAACGCCGCCTACTGCGACCTGGCGCGCACCCGCCTCACCGACTCAGGGGGCCAGGGTGTCTGA
- a CDS encoding AraC family transcriptional regulator, which translates to MLGFRDPVADAIGLLRPRTVIGPSLRAAGEWALRFDTFLHVRIGGLVRGTCWLILEGHEPVLLQEGDTFMLGNPPPYVLASTLDASPRPAAPVWAGAEDGFVRIGPESEEDLYLCVGHIAFDDRNAALLTDLLPPLVIVRVADPHGRRLAQLIDLLATEVGVAAAGGPLVQNHLAQILLVHMLRAHAGQTDRPTGWLGALNEDGIGAALRAVHADVAHSWSLKELAEISHMSRSAFAQAFKSHVGVPPLEYLIQWRMSLARDALTRDTLSISELARATGYRSESAFSTAFRRVVGSSPAQFRNQARQSPRSAANGS; encoded by the coding sequence GTGCTCGGATTTCGGGATCCAGTGGCTGACGCGATCGGCCTGCTCAGGCCCCGCACGGTGATCGGACCCAGCCTCCGGGCCGCGGGAGAGTGGGCTTTGCGCTTCGACACGTTCCTGCACGTGCGGATCGGCGGCCTCGTGCGCGGCACGTGCTGGTTGATCCTCGAAGGGCACGAGCCGGTGCTCCTGCAGGAGGGTGACACCTTCATGCTGGGCAACCCCCCGCCTTACGTCCTGGCCAGCACGCTCGACGCGAGCCCGCGCCCTGCGGCGCCGGTGTGGGCGGGTGCCGAAGACGGGTTCGTGCGGATCGGCCCGGAGTCCGAGGAGGACCTCTACCTCTGCGTCGGGCACATCGCGTTCGACGACAGGAACGCGGCCCTCCTGACCGATCTTCTGCCGCCGCTCGTGATCGTCCGCGTGGCCGATCCTCATGGCAGGCGGCTCGCGCAGCTGATCGATCTCCTGGCCACCGAGGTCGGGGTCGCCGCCGCCGGCGGCCCGCTGGTGCAGAACCACCTCGCACAGATCCTGCTCGTGCACATGCTGCGTGCTCACGCCGGCCAGACAGACCGGCCCACCGGCTGGCTGGGCGCCCTGAACGAGGACGGCATCGGTGCCGCCCTGCGTGCCGTGCACGCGGACGTGGCCCACTCCTGGAGCCTCAAGGAGCTCGCCGAGATCAGCCACATGTCGCGTTCCGCGTTCGCCCAGGCCTTCAAGAGCCACGTCGGGGTCCCGCCGTTGGAGTACCTGATCCAATGGCGCATGAGCCTCGCGCGCGACGCCCTCACCCGCGACACTTTGTCGATCTCCGAGCTCGCGCGGGCCACGGGCTACCGGTCCGAGAGCGCGTTCAGCACCGCGTTCCGCCGCGTGGTCGGCTCATCGCCCGCACAGTTCCGGAACCAGGCACGGCAGTCACCGCGCTCGGCCGCGAACGGAAGTTGA